AAACCTCCCTCAAAGCTCACCTCTTCCAAAAGCTTACCCCACATAAAAAACTCTCcatcaaaataataaatgattgatttattgctttttctaatttcaatctttttaaatgtgtttgttttaataatatttgctgttttactgtatttttgctCGTTTTAACTGTAAGGTGACCTTGAGTGCTATGAAAGGCGcttgtaaataaaatgtattattattgttattattattattattataaaacagTAAGCAGCGTCTGTTGTTAGTGTTTTGGTTTTCCGTGTAAGTCATCGTATTTATTTTTCCTTGTCCCATGCACACTATGGATCTCTCTGCTGTTCGCTTAATGTGCCTTGAGCAGGGAGAACACTCCTTCAAAGCACACTTATGTGAATTTTTGGAATTCTTACCACTACCTTCCTGGACTACTGCCTCTGCACCTTCCTGTTTGTTTGCCACAACACCACCACACGAGTACAGTTGTCCGAGAAGGGTCCTCAGGGGAGCTTTGCCGCATTTGTGGAGAGGGTGCTGGATTCATGTGGATTTGCCTTCACCATTGAGGACGACGCCAGCCCCACTCCCAACACAGAACCCAGTCAGCCATCCCCTCACGACATGGAGCATGAGCCACAGCTTACTTCTAGGCCTGAGCCTAGAGCGACACTGGAACCAGCATTTGCCGCGACTGAGCCTGTCATGAGGGTGAGCTTAATTGGGTATCTGAATATATAAACAGTACAAATGAAAATGTCTGCTGTCTGTTATGTCCGCGGGTCCTGTCCAAGCTCTTCGTCTCCACTGGTCCTGCCGGCTCTATTGGGCTCCTCCTTCCCTTTGACATCACCTTGGTCCTTAGTCGCTCTGGATCCATCATGAACTTCTGGATCCTAGTCTCTGCCTCAGTTGCTTGAGCCTCCAGCTCCGCCTTGGCCTTCCAGAATCTCAACTTCACCCTGGCTTTCCGTCTGGTAATCTCCAACCTGGGCACCTCTCCCATCGGCTTGGTCTCCGTCGTTCATCTCCCTGTTGTCGTCCTCTCCCTCCCCAGAATGGATCCTCCCACCGTTGATTACGCTCCTCCAGTGCTTTATCTGCCTCTGAGGTGAGGTCACGCCTTTCAGAGAGGGGAAAGTACTGTCACGTTCCCCCATCATCTGCCTTCACTTGATGAACTCCACTTTCTATAATACTTTACAGCCAGTCATCCATAATTCATCATTGCCATCAACCATTCACAATTATCCAGACTCCATGGTCTGTGTCATCGGTTGGTTCTTGTCTATGTAACATTTGTGTTTGTCATGACTGTGTTCCATGTTTCTTTGTTTAACCTGCTGAAGATTATTAAAACATTGTACTCATTGTCTCCCATGTATGGTATAAACATGAAACTTAATTTGTATTTTGGCACCATTTGAGCCCACGTGTGTTCCATGTTAGCCCACTTTATGATTGATTCacataataaaacaaataatcaTTTTTATAAGAAGTACCCTAACGTGATTGTCCCCCGTCCCCCCTCCATAGCTGGTTGCGCACACATTACAATTTATGATCTGTACCAGAGTATGCTTACCTCATTAAAAGACAGGTGTTTTAAAGAAATCTGGAAGATATGTGCAGAGGAACTCATTGTAATTCAGAGTTTATGGCTACTGCACTGTAAAATCATACACGCTGCATGGTCTGATGGGTACCTCATAAGGTGGGTTTAAATGGTTTAACAGTGAATAATGGAGAAAAAGACGATATTtagatttataaatataaaatatgtttacaaagaAAGACATGTAATATACTGTGGACTAAGCATCATAGTATTTTCATTGTGCCCACATTaagaaattttcatttttttcatacAAGGTTAGCTTGTTCTGGCTAGTTTGCATGTCTTTTGTGGCACTGTATCGTTTCAGTCCAACTTTAAAAGAAGttaatttatacaaaaaaatctgccctacaaaataatttattttgaaatttttgggaaatgaatgtaaaatatttattgtttgtagtttttttagtttctttatttttgcgTGTGTCAAAGTACTATATGttcatacacaaaaaaaaaaacaataaattgaTCTCTTATTTGATGTAATATGAATGCATATATAAGAGAAATGACTGACATGTGTTAATTTCTTTTAACAGGCATGAAGCCGAAATGTCAGGGAACTAACAAATTACTGGATCACTTAAAATAATGAgcataataaaatatgattttCTTTTTCATAATTTGTTGTCAAATAATAATAGGGTACACTTACCCTATTATTGAATCATGCCTTTATTCATGTATGATTAAACAATTGTTTCCTCTCAATACTTTTGTATTAAACATCATCTTGAGTTTAAATGTCTCGTATCACAAAGACGTTAAAAGAAAAGTTAAAAACAATAGCAATATACATCGCAGATCTAACACTGTCTGACACTTTTTGTTTGTTGTGTTGTTTAATGTTTGCtatttattcagaaaatattatttatcttcAGAAACTGTATTCATTCAAATGAGTATCTGAAAGATATAAGTGATAATGAGAGTCTTAAATGCCTTCTGAAAGCGAGGATAGAAAAATCCATAGATCAAAGGATTACAAGTTGAGTTAAAATATGCAAACCAAACTAAAGCCTCAAAAACATCAGCTGGGGTCAAAGAATTAAAGAAAGGATCGATAGCAGCATCAATAGAAAAAGGCAGCCAGCAGATAAAGAAAACGCCCATAACAAGAGCCAGAGTTTTAGCtgcttttctttctctgtgtgCAGAGCTTTGACTGTTAACACCTGTGGTGGCCACAGACACTTTCTCTGACAAAACCTTTGCATGTTTTCTCACAACATTGAATATGCTGATATACAGAGAGCTCATTATAGTTCCtggaataataaatattaaaatgacaCTAGTTAGTCCCCATTCCTTGTTAAAAAACACACCACAGCCACCAAAACAAGACATCTGTAATATAAAAGCTTCCAGACCAACAGCATTCACTCCTGAAAATACAACAGAAAAGCTTAACACAAATGAAAAGATCCATGTGAGGGTGATTAATACAGTCACAGTGTTGTTTGTGATCCTCATTTTGTACTTCAGAGGGTCATAGATGGCCCAGTATCTATCAATAGATATTAAACTAAGATGTATTAAAGAAGAGAAACAGAAGGTCATATCCAAGCTAGAATGAACTTTACAAATAACATCTCCCAAAAACCAGCAGCCCTCGACAGATCGCACCATACTGTAGGGCATCACCAGTGAACCCAGCAGACAGTCACACACAGCCAATGACTGAACGATCAGATGAGTTGGAGACTGAAGCTGtttgaagtgagagatggagatgatgaTCAGCAGATTCCCAAAAACTGTCATGAGGATCATGAGTGAAATGAAAGCGTACATTGTCACTTTAACAACAGTGAGACGATGAGCTTTAGGACAAGAGTCTTGATGTGAAGGATAACACAGGAGAATATTTTCAGTCTTATTGAAAGACATTGCTTCTGCCCGAAAATCTGACAGGACTTTCTTTGTAATTGTTAACAGGTAGACAATCATCACCCAATGTTTAAAGAGAATCATTTTAGGAATTACATCTTTACATGGTTACAGCAAATATCTAAAGAAACATGAACATAAATACAGTACATGCTTATTCAGTCTAACTTCCTAAATTAACGTGATAAAGCTCAGATGTGTTAATATATACACATCAGGTCAGGTCTCAACCTCCCTAGTTGTATACGTAACTAACTGATACACAAACATTGTGACTCATGAGATTAGAATAAAAAACTGAACTGTGTCTCCTGAATTAAAGGTCAATGGAGGAATGATGAAGGGGTTAAAGATATTATGCTGGCTATTAACATATCAGAAAGTGCATCAAGAAACATGTAGGGCATATAGGGGTGTGcaggcaaaaaatatcaaaataataatGTGTGATTTTGCATATAACGATTACCATGGTGCAATTTGCTGGTGGGGGGGGCTGGGTTTACCCTCCATGATTAtttgtgcaaatgcatttgcacccatTTGTGCACCCATGGGCGTGCTTGTCTGAAAACAATGTGCCAATATATACTTTTGTGCCAGTATGAGACTTATGTGCCAATTAGGGCTGGGTaatgtgtgtggttaaatatacacaatattGTCAGAgctgatggtgtagtgggcagcgtttcaacatgtggtgctttcgcactttcggcgaaccgagttcgattcccggctcgtggtcatttgccaatcccatacccctctcccCTCCCTGTAgaatactttcctgtcctctccttacACACtgtcaaataaaggcaaaatggccaaaaaataacTTATAACGGTTCGGTGCATACCTCGGTTTTGAggccacggttcggttcatttttAGGTATGAACATTAAATGCAtgaacattaaactgcaggttgtttatttctataaacttttttaaacaattggttaacacttttttttaaaaactttttattaaaatataataaataagatatatatcaaataaaaaagaataataaataaaatactgctGCAAAGTTCTCCACTAAATAACatacttttttacattattttataacagtaggtaaatcttttcttaaccttctcttaaactttttctactaaaaccttgcactaaactaacaaattcaattcctgaatacatttatgaactattagcctacatgTTTGTAGATTAAGAAACTTGGTTTGCTTGTCGGTGATCTATTATTGTCTCTCTCGTACAAGGTCGAAGACTCAGAACGTAGGTTTTTTGTTTGTCCTGTTACAATCTCTGAGAGTCAGAACTTGTATTCTCTGTTTCAGTCTCTTAGCGCAGGGTCCGAGACTCAGAACGAGAAATGTCTGGAAAAAAGGTTATTTTATAACTTTCAGATAAGGAGGAGTTTGAATCTTGGCGCTTTCCTGATGCAGAACCGTGATTGGCTGTTGATGTCAGAAGGAGCCCACAGAATGTGGCCCACTTTTCTTCACTGTGAGGAACTCATTTACATAGTATAAAGTACAGAGTTTAAACTTTAGAATTGAATCTATGCATTTTCCACTTACCAAACCACTTTCCAAAATGCCCTTGGCAGTATCCTGACAGTTGCAGCCATTGCGAAAAATATTCCTGCATGTTAGTCATGAAAGCATTCGATAAAACAACATCCATCTGTGCTTTAATTCAAAGTGTGAATATTTGGAGAAATATTGattaaattttatgtttactTCAACAATATTTCAGCAGGGGGGAAATGTAATCAATTTTTATTCCAAAAACGGAGATATGAGCAGCGCTGGAGGCTACAGCCATATAAACCCAGTCTGTTTCAGAGATTAGATGTGTCCATGAGCGGTAATGAGATCGATGTTTTAAAAACAggcaaataaagatatttttagGATGGAGACAATAAACACGACTGAGATTATATGTGATTTATTTGTGTTCTTCATGCTATGTCGAGTATTTTCATaacaatactgtatatgtatAATGCTAAGCTAATCGAGCATAAAAGCATCCCTTGCTAGTCATACTAGAATATGTTGTgggaccaccagctaaaccagcatagaccagcataattcccatgcgggtccatgctggtttgatgctgttttttcagcagggagcttaaaggtgcagtgtgtaatttttagaaggatctcttgacagaaatgcaaaataatatacaaaactatattatcaggggtgtataaagacctttcataatgaaccgttatgtttttattcctttagaatgagacgtttttatctacatacaccgagggtccccctccatggaagtcgccattttgtgccaccatgtttctacagtcttaacggacaaacttttttattacgTTGTCTCCaatcatgacatgtttgtctggtggtggctaccgtagcttctctatgcatttcaaaagcaaggggtgagctgtgaactgagcacaacatggattcagccagtcGAGCGACTCGAccgtatgtattttaaatagcagattctacacttgcgagaatactttgattagtgggtggaagtaattacacataaatgagcacatacttttgaaagaaaacatgggtttttgctaagaattaactcaaaaagtacacagtggagctttaatagcataaaaaagttaattttctGTCTCATTTTGTGATCCCAAGCCAGATCAGATCACGCATGGTTGTTTAATTACTCGACTTTTGATGTTATAAAGTGAGTTTTATTATAAATCTCtttatttgttgtgttttgatgGTGTGCTAAGCTAACGTACTAGCTGTCATGTAAACACCTACTGCCTGGAGACATATGAGATATATGTTTTTAGGAATAATTTCAACTGGTAAAGCTTCTTTTTAGATAAGTTTTTTTGTAAGAAGGGTATTTAATACAAAGAAAGTAAATTGAGACTTAATCAAAGAAAGGATGGATTAAAACACTGAATAGAATTCGTGAGTActgaattataataataaaagaatAAACATTTAGACAGCCATATCCCGGATTAAGAGTTGTTAATACTGTAAGTCATCCAGATGCTTATATTTAATGGGTCTGTTTAACAAATGGAACAACAGGACAATAAACGTAAAGCTTGATGCTTGTAAGATatgaataaacaaacattaGCTTAGCATTTTGTTGTTTTCTGTAAATAAATTCACATGacatggtttaaaaaaacatttcataaaatacAGAGTTTTAGAGGTATCATATTCAAATTTGAAACAGAATATGGTCAGACCTGTGcagaaaggatgtgttcattttaacacattgttttgtatttcattgtatttcgtgttgattttgagttcaaataaataaaagggacaacacaagacacaaaacacattacatgtgttgtccttaactagacaaaaaaatgtgtttttaacacattcgttttatcTGGGGTGCATTTTTAGATACTGTAGCTCCAAGGCTAGTTTTTAAGTGCAAAGGCTTCATAGACTATGTATTTTAATTTGGCTATGACACTATGTGTGTGGTGGGGGGTTCAAAAGCAGGGATTTAGGTTAACAGGTTAAAaacatatgtaaatataaatctCAGATCAAACACTGTCTGTCACTTTTTGTTCATTGTGATATTTAATATCTGCTATTTTTTATTCAGTCACTGTTTTGTTTTAATCTATAGAAACTATATTCCATCAAGTGTCAGAGTATTTGAATGATTAAATCCACAGATATAAGTGGATATGAGAGTCTTAAAGGCCTTCTGAAAGCAAggataaaaaaatccatagatCAAAGGATTACAAGTTGAGTTAAAATATGCAAACCAAACTAAAGCCTCATAAACATCAGCTGGGGTCACAAAATTAAGGAAAGGGTCGACAGCAGCAGCAATAGAAAAAGGCAGCCAGCAGAGAAAGAAAACGCCCATAACAAGAGCCAGAGTTTTAGCtgcttttctttctctgtgtgCAGAGCTTTGACTGTTAACACCTGTGGTGGTCACAGACACTTTCTCTGACAAAAcctttgtgtgttttctcacaacACTGAATATGATGATATACAGAGAGCTCATTATAGTTCCTGGAATAATAAATACCAAGATTATAGAAATCAGTCCCCATTCTTTGTTGAAAAACACACCACAGCCACCAAAACAAGACACTTGTAATATAAGAGCTTCCAGACCAACAGCAGTCACCC
The nucleotide sequence above comes from Paramisgurnus dabryanus chromosome 12, PD_genome_1.1, whole genome shotgun sequence. Encoded proteins:
- the LOC135738580 gene encoding trace amine-associated receptor 4-like translates to MSFNETENILLCYPSHPDSCPRAHRLTVVKVAMYTFISLMILMTVFGNLLIIISISHFKQLQSPTHLIVQSLAVCDCLLGLLVMPYGMVRSVEGCWFLGDVICKVHSSLDMTFCFSSLIHLSLISVDRYWAICDPLKYKMRITNNTVIVLLTLTWICSFVYSFSIVFSGVTAVGLEALILQVSCFGGCGVFFNKEWGLISIILVFIIPGTIMSSLYIIIFSVVRKHTKVLSEKVSVTTTGVNSQSSAHRERKAAKTLALVMGVFFLCWLPFSIAAAVDPFLNFVTPADVYEALVWFAYFNSTCNPLIYGFFYPCFQKAFKTLISTYICGFNHSNTLTLDGI